In a single window of the Drosophila miranda strain MSH22 chromosome XL, D.miranda_PacBio2.1, whole genome shotgun sequence genome:
- the LOC108155078 gene encoding BTB/POZ domain-containing protein 9-like, with protein sequence MKTLEDTFREGVLKDVGSLCMDELFSDMWFIVEDQRLPAHRMILANRSLYFRALLYGDMTESNEPDVPQEEPQEEPLEEPLEVSLEEPLEEPLEEPQEEPLEGSMEEPLEEPLEVSLKEPLEESMEEPLKKPMEVRLDVPLEAFKVILRYLYSGILAVSVDVDATSKVLGLANLYILPEVVLALAKHLQNNLSISNTCMILDTACKFNLAELSMKCLKFMDKNAPQVLKHQSFQMLSKESLEEVLRRDTLIEHEINVFQSVLKWSRHNQGVDIKSVLSLVRLSLISVEDLVRVVRPSGIVESVKILDAIEKPIITSILPYRAHVSPGVDVAFHLGKGFVVIQNEIVIKLSFWCIINIISIEVILKTNDTPNCTVEVSCDMIHWDGVGNIELSTPTQQEIHFTRMPVRFIRIVDPESGRKDVLSYLLLKAVLNNTIP encoded by the coding sequence ATGAAAACGTTGGAGGACACCTTCCGCGAAGGAGTCTTGAAGGATGTAGGCAGTCTCTGCATGGACGAGCTATTCTCGGATATGTGGTTCATTGTGGAGGATCAGCGCCTGCCGGCGCACCGTATGATACTAGCAAACCGCAGCCTGTACTTCCGCGCCCTGCTCTACGGAGACATGACCGAGTCAAATGAACCAGACGTGCCGCAGGAGGAGCCCCAAGAGGAGCCACTGGAGGAGCCGCTGGAGGTGTCGCTGGAGGAGCCGCTGGAGGAGCCGCTGGAGGAGCCCCAGGAGGAGCCGCTGGAGGGTTCGATGGAGGAGCCACTGGAGGAGCCGCTGGAGGTGTCGCTGAAGGAGCCGCTGGAGGAGTCGATGGAGGAACCGCTGAAGAAGCCGATGGAGGTGCGTCTGGACGTGCCGCTGGAGGCATTCAAGGTAATCCTACGCTATCTTTACTCGGGCATTCTTGCTGTATCCGTGGACGTGGATGCAACCTCCAAAGTGCTTGGTTTGGCAAATCTGTATATCTTGCCAGAAGTCGTATTGGCCCTAGCCAAACATCTGCAGAATAATCTGTCCATCAGCAACACGTGCATGATCCTGGATACAGCTTGCAAATTCAATCTTGCAGAGCTGTCCATGAAATGTCTCAAGTTCATGGACAAAAATGCACCCCAAGTTCTGAAACACCAGTCCTTCCAAATGCTGTCCAAGGAATCACTGGAAGAAGTGCTGCGACGGGACACATTGATTGAACACGAAATCAATGTCTTTCAATCGGTACTCAAATGGAGTCGCCACAATCAGGGCGTGGACATCAAATCGGTGCTCTCGCTTGTACGTCTCTCTCTCATTAGTGTCGAAGACCTGGTGCGTGTGGTGCGTCCCTCTGGGATCGTCGAGTCCGTAAAAATACTCGACGCCATCGAGAAACCGATAATCACGTCGATATTGCCCTATCGTGCCCACGTGTCTCCAGGAGTGGATGTGGCCTTCCATTTAGGTAAAGGTTTTGTTGTCATCCAAAATGAGATCGTTATTAAGCTGAGCTTCTGGTGCATAATCAATATCATCTCTATCGAAGTTATTCTAAAGACCAATGACACGCCCAACTGCACCGTGGAGGTCTCTTGCGACATGATCCACTGGGATGGCGTGGGAAATATAGAATTATCTACTCCCACACAGCAGGAAATCCACTTCACCCGCATGCCTGTTCGCTTCATTCGGATCGTCGATCCAGAGAGTGgccgcaaagatgttttaagTTATTTGCTGCTCAAGGCCGTTCTAAATAACACCATTCCCTAG
- the LOC108160665 gene encoding uncharacterized protein LOC108160665 produces the protein MRRPRVLYRASSSASNAAQTQTRTRTQSSHPHTRLQTTTGLSLIRLLAVVSVIGSQFHSALGTGTGTGTGTGTASVEPAASTTASTQNSSSGGSSGSRRAENNNLFFDDHNTTKAISSAAVGPSAATSTTLYVSQTQPRPQSQSQGQAQMPSKTTDTPHPAAHFAVPTGLKQAAYAVKTPDSSNEISHSAPIKNLITSLERPGTTDVLPPTTAAVAVAEAALAVATTKSARSTVKQPIDSTRSRNHWTVGGSAGHETERPRTFRSKHHHEHHWGPFFEEPISSVAAGESLVSAVHLFTEAVLNCRVGMLKDKTVMWVRRTTEKVSLLTVGNVTYSGDPRIRVKFQYPNNWRLLINPTQREDAGIYMCQVSTHPPRVFTTNLTVLEPPLRIIDEHERDVGDRYYKSGSTVDLQCQISRNFFQKERYNILKSSDHPATPKVLSNETANELNLIGDTNQTQLKLTSQELEKYFTKFITWAKDEEPLQPLTNKRSSVSEKWLTSRISIEDAKISDSGNYSCSLGRLFTVIVQVQVLTGELPAAVQHNLAPRSEGFWCLLLMPIAFHFVLRRRHLDISMTSA, from the exons ATGAGGCGTCCAAGAGTACTATATAgggcatcatcatcagcatcaaACGCGGCCCAGACCCAGACACGGACCCGGACCCAGTCGTCGCATCCCCATACTCGTCTCCAGACGACGACGGGCCTAAGTCTCATCCGGCTGCTCGCCGTTGTCTCTGTAATTGGATCGCAGTTTCATTCTGCTCTGG GCactggcacaggcacaggcacaggcactgGCACAGCGAGCGTCGAGCCGGCGGCCTCCACCACAGCGAGCACacagaacagcagcagcggcggcagcagcggcagccgtCGAGCCGagaataataatttattttttgatGACCATAATACAACTAAGGCAATATCATCAGCCGCTGTTGGCCCGTCAGCAGCAACCAGCACAACCCTTTACGTATCCCAGACCCAGCCCCGGccccagtcgcagtcgcagggGCAGGCCCAAATGCCATCGAAAACAACGGACACGCCGCACCCAGCAGCACACTTTGCCGTACCCACAGGACTGAAGCAGGCAGCGTACGCCGTGAAAACACCAGACAGCAGCAATGAGATTAGCCATAGCGCACCAATCAAAAATTTAATTACCAGCCTTGAGCGCCCTGGGACAACAGACGTGCTGCCACCGACAAcagcggctgtggctgtggcagagGCAGCACTGGCAgtagcaacaacaaaaagcgCCAGGAGCACCGTTAAGCAACCCATCGACTCCACACGATCCCGGAACCATTGGACAGTGGgag GCTCCGCTGGCCATGAGACAGAGAGGCCACGCACCTTTCGCAGCAAGCACCATCATGAGCACCACTGGgggccctttttcgaggaaccAATCAGCTCGGTGGCCGCCGGGGAGAGCCTCGTCTCCGCCGTGCACCTGTTCACCGAGGCGGTGCTCAACTGTCGCGTAGGCATGCTCAAGGACAAGACG GTCATGTGGGTCAGACGCACCACCGAAAAGGTGTCGCTGCTCACGGTGGGCAATGTCACGTACAGCGGAGATCCGCGGATTCGCGTCAAGTTCCAGTACCCGAACAACTGGCGATTGCTGATAAATCCCACACAGCGGGAAGATGCCGGTATCTACATGTGTCAGGTATCCACCCATCCGCCGCGGGTGTTTACCACCAACCTAACCGTTTTGG AGCCCCCTTTAAGGATAATTGATGAGCATGAACGGGATGTGGGCGACCGATACTACAAGTCGGGGAGTACCGTGGATCTGCAATGCCAAATATCGCGCAACTTTTTCCAAAAGGAACGATACAACATACTCAAGTCGAGCGATCATCCAGCCACACCCAAAGTACTCTCGAACGAGACGGCCAATGAACTAAATCTGATCGGTGACACAAACCAAACTCAACTGAAACTAACCAGCCAGGAGCTGGAGAAATACTTTACAAAGTTTATTACATGGGCCAAGGACGAAGAACCACTCCAACCACTGACCAATAAACGCTCAAG CGTATCTGAAAAATGGCTAACTAGTCGCATCTCCATTGAAGATGCAAAGATCTCCGATAGTGGAAACTATTCCTGTTCCCTTGGCAGACTATTTACTGTAATTGTCCAGGTACAAGTTCTTACAG GGGAATTACCCGCTGCTGTCCAACACAACTTGGCGCCCAGATCCGAAGGCTTTTGGTGTCTCCTTCTAATGCCAATTGCTTTCCACTTCGTACTTCGTAGACGACATCTTGACATTAGTATGACGAGTGCTTAA
- the LOC108160681 gene encoding BTB/POZ domain-containing protein 9-like, producing the protein MKTLEDTFREGFLKDVGSLFMDEVFSDMWFIVEDQRLPAHRMILAKRSLYFRALLYGDMTESNEPDVPQEEPQEEPLEEPLEVSLEEPLEESMEEPLKKPMEVRLDVPLEAFKVILRYLYSGILAVSVDVDATSKVLGLANLYILPEVVLALAKHLQNNLSISNTCMILDTACKFNLAELSMKCLKFMDKNAPQVLKHQSFQMLSKESLEEVLRRDTLIEHEINVFQSVLKWSRHNQGVDIKSVLSLVRLSLISVEDLVRVVRPSGIVESVKILDAIEKPIITSILPYRAHVSPGVDVAFHLGKGFVVNQNEIVIKLSFWCIINIISIEVILKTNDTSNCTVEVSCDMIHWDGVGNIELSTPTQQEIHFTRMPVRFIRIVDPESGRKDVLSYLLLKAVLNNTIP; encoded by the coding sequence ATGAAAACGTTGGAGGACACCTTCCGCGAAGGATTCTTGAAGGATGTAGGCAGTCTCTTCATGGACGAGGTATTCTCGGATATGTGGTTCATTGTGGAGGATCAGCGCCTGCCGGCGCACCGTATGATACTAGCAAAGCGCAGCCTGTACTTCCGCGCCCTGCTCTACGGAGACATGACCGAGTCAAATGAACCAGACGTGCCGCAGGAGGAGCCCCAAGAGGAGCCACTGGAGGAGCCGCTGGAGGTGTCGCTGGAGGAGCCGCTGGAGGAGTCGATGGAGGAACCCCTGAAGAAGCCGATGGAGGTGCGTCTGGACGTGCCGCTGGAGGCATTCAAGGTAATCCTACGCTATCTTTACTCGGGCATTCTTGCTGTATCCGTGGACGTGGATGCAACCTCCAAAGTGCTTGGTTTGGCAAATCTGTATATCTTGCCAGAAGTCGTATTGGCCCTAGCCAAACATCTGCAGAATAATCTGTCCATCAGCAACACGTGCATGATCCTGGATACAGCTTGCAAATTCAATCTTGCAGAGCTGTCCATGAAATGTCTCAAGTTCATGGACAAAAATGCACCCCAAGTTCTGAAACACCAGTCCTTCCAAATGCTGTCCAAGGAATCACTGGAAGAAGTGCTGCGACGGGACACATTGATTGAACACGAAATCAATGTCTTTCAATCGGTACTCAAATGGAGTCGCCACAATCAGGGCGTGGACATCAAATCGGTGCTCTCGCTTGTACGTCTCTCTCTCATTAGTGTCGAAGACCTGGTGCGTGTGGTGCGTCCCTCTGGGATCGTCGAGTCCGTAAAAATACTCGACGCCATCGAGAAACCGATAATCACGTCGATATTGCCCTATCGTGCCCACGTGTCTCCAGGAGTGGATGTGGCCTTCCATTTAGGTAAAGGTTTTGTTGTCAACCAAAATGAGATCGTTATTAAGCTGAGCTTCTGGTGCATAATCAATATCATCTCTATCGAAGTTATTCTAAAGACCAATGACACGTCCAACTGCACCGTGGAGGTCTCTTGCGACATGATCCACTGGGATGGCGTGGGAAATATAGAATTATCTACTCCCACACAGCAGGAAATCCACTTCACCCGCATGCCTGTTCGCTTCATTCGGATCGTCGATCCAGAGAGTGgccgcaaagatgttttaagTTATTTGCTGCTCAAGGCCGTTCTAAATAACACCATTCCCTAG